One segment of Gasterosteus aculeatus chromosome 3, fGasAcu3.hap1.1, whole genome shotgun sequence DNA contains the following:
- the ccdc24 gene encoding coiled-coil domain-containing protein 24 isoform X2, whose amino-acid sequence MQSPGESQLWCPGQSLWSLITEHVTGSELPKVHTALGSSLVDVYTEVHAEAATWHMMWREGRRGSGSSGGGTPLPRRQASPLADPPAVKELVRAEVKMLLQTLRERSSREGRAVEELRIRYRPETVDYVLGRPDSSCRSAADAHGGSRPGSHCSVRSNADDEIEAVRDQLNASDIDQVAERLRSVLTEECEALTRLVKHFKGNIKQKLQSPREVDKSEPSLAELRELRGAIQVDLELLPLSV is encoded by the exons ATGCAGTCTCCGGGTGAAAGCCAGCTCTGGTGCCCCGGCCAGTCCCTGTGGAGCCTCATCACCGAGCACGTTACCGGCTCCGAGCTGCCGAAGGTCCACACGGCGCTGGGCTCCTCTCTGGTCGACGTGTACACGGAGGTGCACGCTGAG GCGGCGacgtggcacatgatgtggcgAGAGGGCCGGCGAGGAAGCGGCAGCAGCGGAGGGGGGACCCCGCTCCCGCGTCGGCAGGCCTCCCCTCTAGCCGACCCCCCCGCGGTCAAAGAGCTGGTCAGAGCCGAGGTCAAGATGCTACTACAGACtctgagagagaggagcagccgGGAGGGAAG AGCTGTTGAGGAGCTCCGGATTCGGTACAGACCGGAGACCGTGGACTACGTCCTGGGTCGCCCCGACAGCTCCTGCAGAAGCGCTGCAGACGCCCACGGCGGAAGCAG GCCCGGCTCCCACTGCTCAGTCCGGTCCAATGCTGACGATGAGATTGAGGCCGTGAGGGACCAGCTGAATGCCAGCGACATTGACCAGGTGGCGGAGCGCCTCAG GTCTGTCCTAACAGAGGAATGTGAAGCACTCACCCGGCTGGTGAAACATTTTAAG GGAAATATTAAACAAAAGTTGCAGAGTCCACGTGAAGTTGATAAATCCGAACCTTCACTTGCAG AGCTGAGAGAGCTGAGAGGAGCTATCCAAGTGGACCTGGAGctccttcccctctctgtcTGA
- the ccdc24 gene encoding coiled-coil domain-containing protein 24 isoform X1 — protein sequence MQSPGESQLWCPGQSLWSLITEHVTGSELPKVHTALGSSLVDVYTEVHAEAATWHMMWREGRRGSGSSGGGTPLPRRQASPLADPPAVKELVRAEVKMLLQTLRERSSREGRAVEELRIRYRPETVDYVLGRPDSSCRSAADAHGGSRPGSHCSVRSNADDEIEAVRDQLNASDIDQVAERLRSVLTEECEALTRLVKHFKGNIKQKLQSPREVDKSEPSLAGEATYRHAGALLPPGGASRLLTPPLYPACAV from the exons ATGCAGTCTCCGGGTGAAAGCCAGCTCTGGTGCCCCGGCCAGTCCCTGTGGAGCCTCATCACCGAGCACGTTACCGGCTCCGAGCTGCCGAAGGTCCACACGGCGCTGGGCTCCTCTCTGGTCGACGTGTACACGGAGGTGCACGCTGAG GCGGCGacgtggcacatgatgtggcgAGAGGGCCGGCGAGGAAGCGGCAGCAGCGGAGGGGGGACCCCGCTCCCGCGTCGGCAGGCCTCCCCTCTAGCCGACCCCCCCGCGGTCAAAGAGCTGGTCAGAGCCGAGGTCAAGATGCTACTACAGACtctgagagagaggagcagccgGGAGGGAAG AGCTGTTGAGGAGCTCCGGATTCGGTACAGACCGGAGACCGTGGACTACGTCCTGGGTCGCCCCGACAGCTCCTGCAGAAGCGCTGCAGACGCCCACGGCGGAAGCAG GCCCGGCTCCCACTGCTCAGTCCGGTCCAATGCTGACGATGAGATTGAGGCCGTGAGGGACCAGCTGAATGCCAGCGACATTGACCAGGTGGCGGAGCGCCTCAG GTCTGTCCTAACAGAGGAATGTGAAGCACTCACCCGGCTGGTGAAACATTTTAAG GGAAATATTAAACAAAAGTTGCAGAGTCCACGTGAAGTTGATAAATCCGAACCTTCACTTGCAGGTGAGGCCACATATCGACACGCTGGTGCTTTGCTGCCACCTGGTGGCGCATCGCGGTTACTGACTCCTCCTCTTTACCCCGCATGTGCTGTTTGA
- the LOC120816061 gene encoding von Willebrand factor C domain-containing protein 2-like, producing the protein MAPAKRALRAAVLALTLCAQAAFGFSVAAGQQESTCDANGSVYFVGEWYFLDSDHCTQCECTTGGSACSRTECTSLPAACIHVSHYPTDCCPRCEKIGCEYRGVVYELEQNFQPSECEQCTCDSDGIARCLVADCAPPPCVNPVYQPGKCCPECRDGPNCYVDASRDRVIPAGEPVWVDSCTKCRCHDGQDAGYWEGNRLATCSRLKNCTPEASSSKKN; encoded by the exons ATGGCTCCCGCCAAGCGCGCTTTACGCGCGGCCGTTTTGGCGCTGACGCTTTGCGCGCAGGCCGCTTTTGGCTTCTCGGTCGCCGCCGGACAGCAGGAAAGCACCTGCGACGCCAACGGCAGCGTGTACTTCGTGGGGGAATGGTATTTTCTGGACTCCGACCACTGCACCCAGTGCGAATGCACCACCGGGGGCTCTGCGTGTTCCCGCACAGAGTGCACCTCTCTCCCGGCCGCGTGCATCCACGTGAGCCACTACCCCACCGACTGCTGCCCCCGGTGCGAAAAGATCGGTTGTGAGTACCGAGGAGTGGTGTACGAGCTGGAGCAAAACTTCCAG CCATCAGAATGCGAGCAGTGTACCTGCGACAGTGACGGCATCGCCCGCTGTCTGGTGGCAGATTGCGCCCCTCCACCCTGCGTCAACCCCGTCTACCAGCCTGGGAAATGCTGCCCCGAATGCAGGGACG GTCCCAACTGCTACGTGGATGCGTCACGCGACCGGGTGATTCCCGCCGGAGAGCCAGTCTGGGTCGACTCCTGCACCAAGTGCCGTTGTCACGATGGTCAGGACGCCGGCTACTGGGAGGGAAACCGCCTCGCCACCTGTTCCCGCCTTAAGAACTGCACTCCAGAGGCGTCCTCCAGCAAGAAGAACTGA